The Pseudomonas cucumis sequence TCCACAAGACGCCAGGCCCGCCGAGTTTCTTAATCTTTATTCTCAAGTGTTCAACGCCGTAGAAGGCAATACGACCTTCTACGCGAGCCCCTCTGCCGCCACCGTGCAGCGTTGGGTCGAAACCATGCCTGAACACTTTCGCTTCACCGCCAAGTTCCCCGGCGACATCAGCCACAGCGGCGACCTGCGCGAGCAACTGACCGCTGCCGAAACCTTCCTGCAATTGCTCAGCCCTCTGGGTGAACGGGTTTCTCCCCTCTGGCTGCAATTGTCCAAAAGCTTCACCCCTCAACGCTTGTCCGAGCTGGCCGGTTTTATCGATGCGGTGGACCGGCCCTTGGCGGTCGAAGTGCGGCACGATGAGTTCTTCGCCAAGGGCGACGCCGAGCGGATGCTCAATCGTTTGCTGCTGGACCGCGGTGTCGAGCGTATCTGCCTCGATCCGCGAGCGCTGTTCAGCTGCATCTCGACCGATCCTTCAGTGCTCCACGCCCAATCGAAAAAGCCCAGGGTGCCGCCTCGTCCTGCTGCGTTTACTCAATTCCCACAGGTGCGCTTCATCGGCCATCCTGTGCTTGAAGCCAACGATCCGTTCCTGGTGCCGTGGGTCGAGAAAATCGCTGTCTGGATCGAAGAGGGCCGCACGCCCTATATCTTCCTGCACACCGCCGATAACCTGCTGGCAGCGAAACTGGCACAACGTTTCCACGTACAACTGATGCTGCGTTTGCCTGGCTTGCCGCCGCTGCCTGAGCTATACAGAGAACCCGCCGCCGAGCAACTTGGCTTGCTCTGAAGCGGGTTTTTCCCCCTTTTCAGGAGCCTGCCAATGGATGCGCAAACCCTTCGAGCCCAGGCGTTCAAAGCACTGCACGAACGCGAGGGCGCTTTTGTCATTCCCAACCCTTGGGACGCCGGCTCGGCGAAGATGCTCGCCAGCCTTGGCTTCGAGGCGCTGGCGACCACCAGTGCCGGTTACGCCTTTTCCCGGGGCCGTCCCGATGGCGGGCTGACGCTCGACGAGACCCTGGCGAACGTTGAAGCGATTGTCGCGGCCACTGATCTGCCGGTAGCGGTGGATCTCGAAAACGGTTTTGCCGACGCCCCAGCGGACTGCGCCCAAAGTATTGTGCGGGCCGCCAAGGCTGGTGCCGTCGGCGGTTCGATCGAAGATGCCACGGGGCGTGAGGACGGTCCGATCTACTGCTTTGAACATGCCGTGGCGCGTATCGAAGCGGCCGTCGCGGCGGCCCGCAGCTTGCCTTTTCCCTTTGTGCTGACGGCGCGTGCCGAGAACTTTCTGCACGGCAATCCTGACCTCGACGACACCATTCGCCGCTTGCAAGCGTTCGCTGAGGCGGGGGCCGACGTGCTTTATGCGCCGGGTCTGCGCAGCGCTGAAGAAGTATTGGCAGTCGTGCGTGCCGTGGCGCCGAAACCAGTCAATGTGTTGATGTCCGGCGGGCTCAAACTGACGGTGGAGCAGTTGAGTGAAATGGGCGTCAAACGCATCAGCGTCGGTTCGGCCCTGGCGCTGGCGGCGTATGGCGAGTTTTTCCGCGCTGCCGAGGAAATCCAGCAACACGGGACCTTCGGCTTCACCTCCCGGTCGATGCCGTTCCAGAAGGCCAATCAATTGTTCAAAGGCTGACGATGCGGTTTCGGTGGGGGCTGTTGCTGGTGCTGTTGATCATCGGCGCTGCCGGGTTGAGCATCTGGCGCGGCTGGGTGTCCATTCCCCCGCAATGGAACCCGTGGGCGCCGCTGGACGTGAAGACCGAGCCGAACCTGCTGACCCGCTACAAATTGATGCGTCTGCGCGATGATCCGCAGTTATGCGACCAGGCCCTGAGCAGCTCCGGGTTACGTGTAAGCCATCAGGCCGACAGCCCGGACGCGGCTTGCCCGTTGACCAACACCTTGCGCGTGCAAGGTGGCGAGGCGGCGCTGAGCAGCAGTTTCCTCGCCAGTTGCAGCCTGGCGGTGGCGTTCGCCTTGTTCGAGCGCCACGCCCTGCAACCGGCGGCTCAGGCAGCTTACGGGCAGGCGGTGAAACGGGTCGACCATCTTGGCAGCTTCGCCTGTCGCAACGTCTACAATCGCGAAAACGGCAGACGCAGCCAGCATGCCACGGCCGATGCCCTGGATATCAGCGGATTCCGGCTGGCGGACGGCCGATTCATCAGCGTGCTCAGGGATTGGCCGAAGGATAACCAGGACGCGCGATTTCTCCGTCAGGTCCGCGACGGCGCCTGCGATATGTTCAGTGTGGTGTTGAGCCCGGACTACAACGCCGCCCATCGCAATCACTTTCATGTGGATGTCGGGCCGTGGTGGCGGTGTCGCTGAGGGTTAGGCGGCGATGCGCAGGTTCTGCAGAACGATCGGGCGTGCCCAGCCGTTATCGAAATCGAATTGTTTCTGTTGCTCCACCAGCTCTTCGGGCGAGAACGGCGGGAATGGCTTGTCCAGCAGGTCGAGTTCGAACTCGGCGATCGGCAAGTGCAGCGGACGCGGTTGCGCTGCGGTGCCAGGCTCTGGCAGCGGTTGACCGGCGGTGAGCACGATCGGGCGAACCCAGCCGCTTTCGAAGTCCTGTTGTTTCTGTTGCGCGACGATTTCTTCCGGCGGGAACGGCGGGAACGGTTTGTCGGCCAAGTCCATTTCGAACTCGGCAATCGGCAGGAACAGGGGTTCTGGCGGACGGACTGGTGTTTCGATCACATCACATTCGCGCTGGGAAATGATGTGCGCCAGCAGCTCGCTGCCGACGGTCGGTTCCACTGGGCTGTCGAGATCGACCGGCGGAAAGTTGAGAGACTCCGGCACGACATCGCCCGACTGATCGGCCAGGGCCTGGGCAAAAAAATCCTGCCACAGGTGACTGACGCCGCTCAGTGCTTGGGAATTGCGCAGGCCAAAATCGCCGTGGGGCGAGATGTAACCTATCGATGTGCGTTGAATGTCTGACATTTCTCTCGGTCGACGCTCAGCTCTGGCAAAATGCTCGATAGTTTGGTTATCGGCCGTTTTTGCCGATCATTAATTTTTTGAGCGTGTTTTCCCATGATTGAGCAACCTGCGGCCTGCCGCATCCATGTCGAGGCCTTGGGCACGACCTTTCAGCCACAGGCCGAGCAATGGGCCGAGCGCCTGGGGTTGCCGTTGCAGGTGGATGACGGCGAGTTTGCCTTGCAGGTGGGCGAGCAGGGGTTGCAGCTGCAACAACTGGGGCCGGACGCACCGGGACCGGTGCGAGTGGATTTTGTCGAGGGCGGTGCGGCCCATCGTCGGTTGTACGGCGGCGGCAGCGGTCAGATGATCGCCAAGGCGGTCGGCATCGCCCAGGGCGTGCGCCCGCGCGTGCTGGACGCCACGGCGGGGCTCGGCAAGGACGCGTTCGTGCTGGCCAGCCTGGGCTGCGAGATGAGCCTGATCGAGCGCCAGCCGCTGATCGGTGCCTTGCTTGAAGATGGCCTGGCGCGTGGCGCGGAAGATTTCGACGTGGCGCCGATCGTGGCGCGGATGCGTTTGCTCAAGGGCAACTCGATCGAGGTAATGCGCAACTGGGAGGGCGAGCCGCCGCAGGTGATTTACCTCGACCCGATGTTTCCCCATCGCGAGAAAACCGCGTTGGTGAAGAAGGAAATGCGCCTGTTCCGGCCGCTGGTAGGCGATGACCCGGATGCGCCGGCCCTGCTCGAAGCGGCATTGGCCCTGGCCAGTCACCGGGTGGTGGTCAAGCGCCCACGCAAGGCGCCATGCATCGAGGGGCCGAAGCCGAGTCATGCGCTGGACGGCAAGTCCAGCCGGTATGACATTTATCCGAAGAAAGCGCTCAAGCCCTGATTCGATACTGATCGTTCCACGCTCTGCGTGGGAATGCCTCAATGGACGCTCTGCGTCCGCATTGAAAGGGACGCGGAGCGTCCCGGGCTGCATTCCCACGCAGAGCGTGGGAACGATCATCAAATCGATCAGACCGACTCCGGCCGATAAGCCCGCATAAACAACCCCACCACTTCCCGCACATGAGCCTCAGCCGCATCCCCGGTCACCGGCTCGCCGCAGCCATACAACAACCGGAAATTCCCTGCGCCCTTGAGCAGGCAAAAGAAGTGCTCGGCGGCATTGCGTGGTTTATCGATGCTCAACACGCCACTCTGATCGATCTTGCTCAGCAAGCGCTCCATGCCGTGCAACACGCGTTCCGGCCCGGCCTCGAAGAAAATCTGTGCGAGTTTCGGGTCCTGGCTGCCCAGCGTCATCATCAGCCGGTGCAGGTTCACCGATTCGTCGCTGTTGATCAGTTGATGAAAGCCGTGTGCGATGTTCAGCAGCACGGTTTCCACGGCGATGCCGTCCGGCAATTCAAAAACCAGCGGAGGCAATTGCTCCTCGCATTTGGCCACGACAGCGGAGGAGAACAGCGTCTCCTTGTCGTTGAAATGACTGTAGACCGTCAGCTTCGACACGCCGGCCTCAGTCGCTACGGCATCCATGCTGGTGTTGGCGTATCCCTTACTCAGAAACAGGATTTTCGCCGCGTCGAGGATTGCCCGGCGTTTGGCCAGATCCTTGGGGCGGCCCGGACCGCTGGGTGGGGAAAGATTGTCTGACATTCTTCGCTTTTAATACTGGACTGGTGAGTTTGCTATTAATAACATACTGGTCAGTATAATTATTCCAAGCCCCATTAGCGAAAGGTCCTTCACCATGTTCCGCTATGCCTTGCCCCTCGCATTGCCGGTCAGTCTGGCTTTTTTATTGTCTGCGTGTGGCCATGAAGAGGCGCCTCAAGTCACCGTCCGTCCAGCCATGGTCGTACAGCCAGAGCCCTCAGCTCAGGCCATGGAAAGTTATCCCGGTGAAGTCCGTGCGCGCTATGAGCCAGATCTGGCCTTCCGCATTGGCGGCAAAGTCAGCCGACGACTGGTCGAAGAAGGGCAGCGGGTCAAGGCTGACCAGCCTCTGGCGGAGCTCGATCCTCAGGACGTTCGCCTGCAACTGGAAGCCAGCCGTGCCCAAGTCGCGGCCGCCGAAGCAAACCTGAGTCTGGTGCGCGCCGAGCGTGATCGCTACAAGACTCTGATGGAGCGGCAGATGGTCAGCCGTTCGCAGTACGACAATGCGGAAAACCTCTACCGCTCCGGCGAAGCACGCCTCAAGCAAATCAAAGCCGAATTCAACGTCTCGACCAATCAGGCCAGTTACGCGGTGCTGCGTGCGCCGCAGGATGGCGTAGTGGCCAAACGTGCGGTTGAAGTCGGGCAAGTGGTCGCGGCCGGGCAAACCGTGTTTACCCTCGCCACCGATGGCGAGCGCGAAGTGTTGATCAGCTTGCCGGAGCAGAGCTTCGGTCGCTTCAAGGTCGGTCAACCGGTCTCGGTGGAACTCTGGACCCAACCCGATCAACGTTTCCCCGGACGCATCCGTGAACTGTCACCTGCGGCCGATCCGAAATCCCGCACCTTCGCCGCCCGCATTGCATTTGCCGCCGGCAAGGTTCCCGCCGAACTCGGCCAGAGCGCCCGGGTGTTCATCCAGACCGCCGATGTGGTGTCGTTGTCGGTGCCGCTGTCGGCGGTCACCGCGGAAAACGGTGCCACTTATGTGTGGGTGGTCGGCGCCAACAACACCTTGAAGAAAGCCCCGGTGCGGGTCGGTGCATTCGGCGAGAAAACCGTGCCGGTACTTGAAGGCCTGAACGCCAGCGACTGGGTGGTGGCGGCCGGTGTTCATGTGCTTCACGACGGGCAGCAAGTACGCCCGGTGGATCGCTCCAACCGTGTGGTCAATCTGGCGCACAAGGAGTAATCCCCGATGGGTTTCAATCTTTCCGAATGGGCGCTGCGTAACCGCCAGATCGTACTTTTTCTGATGCTCTTGCTGGCCGTCGTCGGCGCGTTGTCCTACACCAAGCTCGGCCAAAGCGAAGACCCGCCGTTTACTTTCAAAGCCATGGTGATTCGCACCAACTGGCCGGGGGCCACGGCCGAGGAAGTGTCGCGCCAGGTTACCGAGCGTATTGAAAAGAAACTGATGGAAACCGGCGAGTACGAACGGATCGCTTCGTTCTCCCGGCCGGGCGAGTCCCAGGTGACGTTCATGGCTCGGGACTCCATGCATTCGGTCGAAATCCCGGAGCTCTGGTATCAGGTCCGCAAGAAGATCAGCGATATTCGCCACACCCTGCCACCGGGCATCCAGGGGCCCTTCTTCAACGATGAGTTCGGCACCACCTTCGGCAACATCTACGCCCTGACCGGCGAAGGTTTTGATTACGCGGTGCTCAAGGACTACGCCGACCGCATCCAGATTCAGCTGCAACGGGTCAAGGATGTGGGCAAGGTCGACCTGATCGGCCTGCAAGACGAGAAGATCTGGATCGAACTGTCCAACGTCAAACTGGCCACTCTCGGGTTGCCGTTGGCGGCGGTGCAGCAGGCGCTTGAAGAACAGAACGCGATGTCTACCGCAGGCTTCTTCGAAACCACCAGCGAGCGTTTGCAGCTACGGGTCTCGGGG is a genomic window containing:
- a CDS encoding DUF72 domain-containing protein, with protein sequence MMLPYYLGCPSWSENAWREYLYPQDARPAEFLNLYSQVFNAVEGNTTFYASPSAATVQRWVETMPEHFRFTAKFPGDISHSGDLREQLTAAETFLQLLSPLGERVSPLWLQLSKSFTPQRLSELAGFIDAVDRPLAVEVRHDEFFAKGDAERMLNRLLLDRGVERICLDPRALFSCISTDPSVLHAQSKKPRVPPRPAAFTQFPQVRFIGHPVLEANDPFLVPWVEKIAVWIEEGRTPYIFLHTADNLLAAKLAQRFHVQLMLRLPGLPPLPELYREPAAEQLGLL
- a CDS encoding isocitrate lyase/PEP mutase family protein — encoded protein: MDAQTLRAQAFKALHEREGAFVIPNPWDAGSAKMLASLGFEALATTSAGYAFSRGRPDGGLTLDETLANVEAIVAATDLPVAVDLENGFADAPADCAQSIVRAAKAGAVGGSIEDATGREDGPIYCFEHAVARIEAAVAAARSLPFPFVLTARAENFLHGNPDLDDTIRRLQAFAEAGADVLYAPGLRSAEEVLAVVRAVAPKPVNVLMSGGLKLTVEQLSEMGVKRISVGSALALAAYGEFFRAAEEIQQHGTFGFTSRSMPFQKANQLFKG
- a CDS encoding extensin-like domain-containing protein gives rise to the protein MRFRWGLLLVLLIIGAAGLSIWRGWVSIPPQWNPWAPLDVKTEPNLLTRYKLMRLRDDPQLCDQALSSSGLRVSHQADSPDAACPLTNTLRVQGGEAALSSSFLASCSLAVAFALFERHALQPAAQAAYGQAVKRVDHLGSFACRNVYNRENGRRSQHATADALDISGFRLADGRFISVLRDWPKDNQDARFLRQVRDGACDMFSVVLSPDYNAAHRNHFHVDVGPWWRCR
- a CDS encoding energy transducer TonB, which encodes MSDIQRTSIGYISPHGDFGLRNSQALSGVSHLWQDFFAQALADQSGDVVPESLNFPPVDLDSPVEPTVGSELLAHIISQRECDVIETPVRPPEPLFLPIAEFEMDLADKPFPPFPPEEIVAQQKQQDFESGWVRPIVLTAGQPLPEPGTAAQPRPLHLPIAEFELDLLDKPFPPFSPEELVEQQKQFDFDNGWARPIVLQNLRIAA
- a CDS encoding class I SAM-dependent methyltransferase, which produces MIEQPAACRIHVEALGTTFQPQAEQWAERLGLPLQVDDGEFALQVGEQGLQLQQLGPDAPGPVRVDFVEGGAAHRRLYGGGSGQMIAKAVGIAQGVRPRVLDATAGLGKDAFVLASLGCEMSLIERQPLIGALLEDGLARGAEDFDVAPIVARMRLLKGNSIEVMRNWEGEPPQVIYLDPMFPHREKTALVKKEMRLFRPLVGDDPDAPALLEAALALASHRVVVKRPRKAPCIEGPKPSHALDGKSSRYDIYPKKALKP
- a CDS encoding TetR/AcrR family transcriptional regulator, whose product is MSDNLSPPSGPGRPKDLAKRRAILDAAKILFLSKGYANTSMDAVATEAGVSKLTVYSHFNDKETLFSSAVVAKCEEQLPPLVFELPDGIAVETVLLNIAHGFHQLINSDESVNLHRLMMTLGSQDPKLAQIFFEAGPERVLHGMERLLSKIDQSGVLSIDKPRNAAEHFFCLLKGAGNFRLLYGCGEPVTGDAAEAHVREVVGLFMRAYRPESV
- a CDS encoding efflux RND transporter periplasmic adaptor subunit, with translation MFRYALPLALPVSLAFLLSACGHEEAPQVTVRPAMVVQPEPSAQAMESYPGEVRARYEPDLAFRIGGKVSRRLVEEGQRVKADQPLAELDPQDVRLQLEASRAQVAAAEANLSLVRAERDRYKTLMERQMVSRSQYDNAENLYRSGEARLKQIKAEFNVSTNQASYAVLRAPQDGVVAKRAVEVGQVVAAGQTVFTLATDGEREVLISLPEQSFGRFKVGQPVSVELWTQPDQRFPGRIRELSPAADPKSRTFAARIAFAAGKVPAELGQSARVFIQTADVVSLSVPLSAVTAENGATYVWVVGANNTLKKAPVRVGAFGEKTVPVLEGLNASDWVVAAGVHVLHDGQQVRPVDRSNRVVNLAHKE